A part of Gossypium hirsutum isolate 1008001.06 chromosome A07, Gossypium_hirsutum_v2.1, whole genome shotgun sequence genomic DNA contains:
- the LOC107930834 gene encoding golgin subfamily A member 4 isoform X2, with the protein MEKNKNRTDLLTAGRKKLQQFRQKKDGKGSSSKGKSSKKSKKSEQHGSDSDAPNPVAKQTALLQVSEGETTAGDSTVSQSAEKSSLPTGPDTAAFVSPVESIVSEETGNIETLAAHNAGLPAEVVTLVDFSVPNGEQSTQTVDSMTSTEISSSRRDIPVLEGEIKHYNVPHPSASVDTKEGTVVNKEMGQNSLLSADDLSDNYLSQARGDQITDETDGLGMNQLDRGGEAKFEVDGRLTLSGHGECDEPLEGATPGVTSMEGASNETEEAISRDASIVSTGASSSSWEDGSLAASSQLTNEQAPDVIPYSPVKEEQEMCPSFSDYGEGNSLEGNQQYLPEVSFVSEDLGHERSLQMTRLISSNLILSLARGGTPVKLSQLVEAMRSLDEDEYRLLLNSHESVSLEISGTDNLSPSYHPDIFEKLKEELYLTSFSKDIFYLKLSEQSDLHMESERHCHQLLDEISLLHSSINKVHETNACLGEELAQCRSELQISGSGREELQNELNTALLQTEEFSSRANELQSSLVRSQEDLSSLFSELSEYKNQVATLQADNVNLNRTVYSLTDERSTIAQEKESSLLENEKLLLELARYKDLVITSQVESEQLNMNLASLTEERKALVDEKMLSLEENEKLRTELADCKSLISALQVEHSNIINLAIMSEERIKLEEEKELLAQGKEKAALDLEECKDLLASLQLEKSKLNGELAFVTEERKKLEEDKDYFIHENERLASELLVLQDQLTRQNGEQMQLEAELKVLTVHLEKLMEENNFLNASLDVHKAKLVETDSRGNQNIEAGSQVKGLGVSREVLENAANYEPSCFIPLKQDSDESTVVSEKPGPNDVVGGSSLVLLEQEVFDDSSGFLVLKGHLKEAERILQNLEMTIEQMHSHSVSLQHSISKSAAPGVSNLTKASEPQVHHDEPEVERRDLAEYQLLGDLFNSTKEVTENLRALLKLLGQDADDASFLYRGERDCRKSANFTFQEHRVLHETLKEYSNILHASNIELGVLYEASKQHAYGIEAKYNELKVLHEALKQQESSLSSENAELGKKLSEYQLKLTEMQSQFSDLKQRSDDTTSALNQQFKNSQKEAAERALMPELELRSMVTQIVETVRRLDLSVGQVSNFSFSDNSSDISDLNSQLAISADSAINNIRELQEQLEIAHAGHDAILNSYKEVDEKYNDLHRNNEFMVGMLHELYNDLKKLVIDSCVLVGEPEMNTQVEKLPDPLDYSKYKILIEQLENVLGERLQLQSVNDQQNLEMMNRTRDVVEMRRECLHSNAIQKLIEQVENVVKLDDSETDSDRTPGSHLELLVCLLVKKYKDIDQQVSNRGEDLGSKMFGLTEVEEKIHQLDALRLQQEFEILTLKESLRQKEEALQTAHSELLKKVSEIEQSEQRVSSVREKLSIAVAKGKGLVVQRDGLKQSLAETSAELERLSQELQVKDAQLQELEIKLKTYSEAGERVEALESELSYIRNSATALRESFLLKDSVLQRIEEILEDLDLPEHFHSRDIIEKVDWLARSTTDNSLPAPDWEQKSSVGGSYSDAGFVTVDTWKEDAQPTLTSGDDWRRKYEDLESKFYGLAEQNEMLEQSLMERNHLVQRWEELLGRIDMPSQMRSMEPEEKIEWLGGALSEANHDKNSLQKKIDDLQNYFGSVAADLEESEKRISDLDSDLQSVALEREHLSERLDALTSDNHNLAAKATQFEVENEKLQIKVSGLKEELDKRIEEEEENLLKMEGEIRRLQYLVCDVLQDPEAKDLGSGGSSTASLEGLLKKLIENYTKLKSVNPEPVDIEIDQTKLCDPTLDQAGSRDALTSQEDVASLKKELEEVQHDLMQAKEERDEYFGKHQSLLHEVQALERKGEELQGLLNQEEQKSASVREKLNVAVRKGKSLVQQRDGLKKTIEEMNAELERLKSELSNQENALADYELKMRDFSTYPKKVEALEADNLFLRNHLTETERMLEEKRHTLNGILNAIADIDAGVEIDTFDPVEKLGQIGKVCHDLHASVSSSKQESQKSKRAAELLLAELNEVQERNDGLQEDLAKISVELTEVTKDREVAEAAKLEVLSRLEELSTVHSEGKRKQYSELMMLQSCVNEVTKGFNDIQNLLYSAFMKDLEFLQNLEVNIKLCLEGDDAQDVAGLPYSISSDLEDKVNFQSTDTSSIANIQEPVDDNAIVEVCSSIWHHLQDLTTEITALKEKFIGCSKSLHEQGYSLWNLVGILHRERNSQKESFEDMRRNIMHLESIGKEKDMELVVLRRNFALLYEACANLVLEIENGKAELLGNSSTTADLELAGALALGGQNRVLSEEQIKTMADKLLSTMKDFLSMKYQIAEGSQREMKITVENLRKDLQEKDIQKDQIFAELVGQIKLAEAAAMNYSRDLQSSKTLVHDLEKELEVVKEENKSLQQRVKELQDVHANSVELHDRVKSLTDVLSSKDQEIEALMQALDEEEVQMEELTKKNEELEKVLQQKNIDLENLEASHGKVVKKLSITVSKFDELRDLSQSLLIKIEQLQSELQDRDAEISFLRQGVTRCTNDLLAASQMNSKRESNEIHEFLTWFEGIVSCVGLPHLHFDMKDIQVPEYKEIIQKKLSSITSELEDLRVAAQSKDESLQAERTKVEELTRMEETLKKTLQEKESLLYLLEGAGDVDHGASANSEIVQVEPVINQWAVPGNSTASQVRSLRKVNNDQVAIHIDSDDVSNSRLEDEDEDKVHGFKSLTTSRIVPRFTRPVSDMIDGLWVSCDRALMRQPALRLAIMIYWAILHSLLAAFVF; encoded by the exons GAGACAGAGGAGGCCATCAGCAGAGATGCTAGCATTGTATCTACTGGGGCATCTAGCAGTTCCTGGGAAGATGGAAGTTTGGCTGCTAGTTCTCAATTGACAAATGAACAGGCCCCAGATGTAATACCCTATTCACCTGTCAAAGAAGAACAAGAAATGTGCCCTTCATTTTCTGATTACGGTGAGGGCAACAGTTTAGAAGGAAATCAACAATACTTACCAGAGGTCTCCTTTGTGTCTGAAGATCTAGGTCATGAAAGATCTCTTCAGATGACAAGATTGATTTCATCAAATCTGATTCTGTCTCTTGCCAGAGGTGGTACTCCAGTCAAACTCTCTCAGCTAGTAGAGGCGATGAGAAGTCTTGATGAAGATGAATATAGGCTTTTGCTGAACTCTCACGAATCGGTTTCCCTTGAAATAAGTGGGACCGATAATCTATCACCTTCCTACCATCCAGATATATTCGAGAAATTAAAAGAGGAGTTGTATCTCACAAGTTTTTCAAAAGATATATTTTACTTAAAGCTTTCTGAGCAGTCAGATCTGCATATGGAATCTGAACGGCATTGTCATCAGCTTCTTGATGAAATATCTCTTCTTCATTCTTCCATCAATAAGGTTCATGAGACGAATGCCTGCCTTGGAGAAGAGCTAGCACAATGTAGGTCTGAACTCCAGATTTCTGGAAGTGGAAGGGAGGAGTTGCAGAACGAACTTAATACTGCTTTGTTGCAAACTGAGGAATTTTCTTCTAGAGCAAATGAGTTGCAGAGCAGCCTGGTAAGGTCACAAGAGGATTTATCAAGCCTTTTTTCTGAATTGTCTGAGTACAAGAATCAGGTGGCCACTTTGCAGGCAGATAATGTGAACTTGAATAGGACCGTTTATTCTCTGACTGATGAGAGAAGCACAATTGCACAGGAAAAGGAATCTTCTCTCCTTGAGAATGAAAAACTGTTACTGGAGTTAGCTAGATACAAGGACTTGGTGATCACTTCCCAGGTGGAGAGTGAGCAGTTAAACATGAATCTTGCTTCGCTGACAGAGGAGAGAAAGGCACTTGTGGATGAGAAAATGTTGTCCCTTGAGGAAAATGAGAAGCTACGGACAGAATTAGCTGATTGCAAAAGCTTGATTTCAGCTTTACAGGTGGAACATTCTAATATAATCAATCTTGCTATAATGTCAGAAGAAAGAATAAAGCTTGAAGAAGAGAAGGAGTTGCTTGCACAAGGGAAAGAGAAAGCTGCTCTTGATTTGGAAGAGTGTAAAGATTTGTTGGCTTCTTTACAACTTGAAAAATCCAAATTGAATGGTGAACTTGCTTTCGTTACAGAGGAGAGAAAGAAGCTTGAGGAGGACAAGGATTATTTCATCCATGAGAATGAAAGACTTGCTTCTGAGCTCCTTGTTCTTCAAGACCAGTTAACTAGACAGAATGGGGAACAGATGCAACTTGAGGCTGAACTAAAAGTATTAACAGTACACCTAGAGAAGCTAATGGAGGAAAATAATTTCCTCAATGCCAGTTTGGATGTGCATAAGGCCAAGTTAGTGGAAACTGATAGTAGGGGAAACCAGAATATTGAAGCCGGGAGTCAAGTAAAAGGTCTGGGTGTGAGTAGGGAGGTCCTTGAAAATGCTGCCAACTATGAACCTTCCTGCTTCATACCTTTGAAGCAGGATTCTGACGAATCTACTGTGGTATCGGAGAAACCTGGACCTAATGACGTTGTTGGTGGGTCATCACTTGTGCTGCTTGAACAGGAAGTCTTTGATGATTCTTCTGGATTTCTAGTCCTGAAGGGACACTTGAAGGAGGCTGAGAGAATATTGCAAAACCTTGAAATGACAATTGAACAGATGCACTCTCATTCAGTCTCATTACAGCACTCCATCAGTAAATCAGCTGCACCAGGAGTATCAAATCTAACTAAAGCCTCTGAACCACAGGTGCATCATGATGAACCTGAGGTTGAGAGGAGAGATTTGGCTGAATATCAGTTACTGGGAGACCTGTTTAATTCAACTAAAGAGGTAACAGAAAATTTAAGAGCTCTGCTTAAGCTCTTGGGTCAAGATGCTGATGATGCCAGTTTTCTTTATAGAGGAGAGAGGGATTGTAGAAAATCtgctaatttcacatttcaagAGCACAGGGTTCTACATGAAACTTTGAAGGAATACAGCAACATTCTCCACGCATCCAACATTGAACTGGGGGTTCTGTATGAAGCTTCTAAGCAACATGCTTATGGCATTGAAGCTAAGTACAATGAACTTAAGGTTCTCCATGAAGCTCTAAAGCAGCAAGAAAGTAGCCTCAGTTCGGAAAATGCTGAGCTTGGCAAGAAGTTGAGTGAGTATCAGTTGAAACTTACTGAAATGCAGAGTCAATTCTCTGATTTAAAGCAAAGGTCAGATGATACTACTTCTGCTTTAAATCAACAGTTCAAAAATTCACAGAAGGAAGCAGCTGAGAGGGCTTTGATGCCTGAACTAGAATTGAGATCTATGGTTACTCAGATTGTGGAGACAGTCAGGAGACTTGATTTGTCTGTTGGGCAAGTTTCCAACTTCAGCTTCTCAGATAACAGCAGTGATATCTCAGATCTGAATAGCCAGCTTGCTATTTCTGCTGATTCTGCCATTAACAATATCCGAGAGCTACAAGAGCAACTAGAAATTGCTCATGCAGGTCATGATGCAATATTGAATTCATACAAAGAAGTAGATGAGAAGTATAATGATTTGCATAGGAATAATGAATTCATGGTAGGGATGCTACATGAattgtataatgatctgaagaaACTTGTGATTGATTCATGCGTTTTGGTGGGTGAGCCTGAAATGAATACGCAAGTTGAGAAGCTGCCTGATCCCTTAGACTACAGCAAGTATAAGATCCTCATTGAACAACTGGAGAACGTTTTGGGTGAAAGGCTCCAGCTCCAGTCTGTTAATGACCAGCAGAATTTAGAAATGATGAATAGGACAAGAGACGTTGTGGAAATGAGGAGAGAATGTCTTCATTCTAATGCCATTCAAAAGCTTATTGAACAGGTTGAGAATGTTGTAAAACTGGACGACTCTGAGACTGACTCAGATAGAACTCCTGGTTCCCACCTTGAATTGTTAGTTTGTTTGCTTGTCAAGAAATACAAAGACATTGATCAACAGGTGAGTAATCGTGGAGAGGATCTTGGATCTAAGATGTTTGGGTTGACAGAAGTAGAGGAAAAGATACATCAGTTAGATGCCTTGAGACTTCAGCAGGAATTTGAAATCCTCACTCTGAAAGAAAGTTTGCGCCAGAAAGAAGAAGCCCTTCAGACTGCACATTCTGAGTTACTGAAAAAAGTAAGTGAAATTGAACAGTCAGAACAGCGGGTATCTTCTGTTAGGGAGAAGCTTAGCATTGCTGTGGCAAAGGGGAAAGGTTTGGTGGTGCAGCGTGATGGTCTTAAGCAGTCACTTGCAGAGACATCTGCTGAACTAGAGAGACTCTCACAGGAATTACAGGTAAAAGATGCCCAGCTTCAGGAGTTAGAAATAAAACTGAAGACTTACTCGGAGGCAGGTGAGCGTGTGGAAGCTTTGGAATCTGAACTTTCATACATACGCAATTCAGCTACTGCATTAAGAGAATCATTTCTTCTCAAAGACTCTGTACTGCAGAGAATTGAAGAGATTTTAGAAGACTTAGACCTGCCTGAGCATTTCCATTCTAGAGATATCATTGAAAAGGTTGATTGGTTAGCAAGGTCCACCACTGATAATTCTTTGCCTGCCCCAGATTGGGAGCAGAAAAGTTCTGTTGGAGGCTCCTACTCTGATGCGGGTTTTGTCACTGTTGATACCTGGAAAGAAGATGCACAACCAACCTTAACTTCAGGGGATGACTGGAGAAGAAAATATGAGGACCTTGAGAGCAAGTTTTATGGGTTGGCAGAACAAAATGAAATGCTTGAACAGTCCTTGATGGAAAGAAACCACTTGGTGCAAAGATGGGAGGAACTTTTGGGCAGAATTGATATGCCTTCACAGATGCGGTCCATGGAACCCGAGGAAAAGATTGAATGGCTAGGTGGGGCACTTTCAGAGGCTAATCATGATAAAAATTCTTTGCAGAAGAAGATTGATGACCTTCAAAATTATTTTGGGTCAGTAGCTGCTGATTTGGAAGAGTCTGAAAAGAGAATATCAGATCTTGACTCAGACCTTCAATCAGTTGCCCTTGAGAGGGAGCACCTTTCTGAAAGATTGGATGCTTTGACTTCTGATAATCATAACCTTGCAGCAAAGGCAACTCAATTTGAAGTTGAGAATGAAAAACTTCAGATTAAAGTTAGTGGTTTGAAGGAAGAATTGGATAAGAGGATTGAGGAAGAGGAGGAGAATCTTCTCAAGATGGAGGGTGAAATAAGGAGATTGCAGTACTTGGTTTGTGATGTGTTACAGGATCCTGAAGCAAAAGATTTGGGTTCTGGTGGCAGTAGTACTGCATCATTAGAAGGATTACTGAAGAAGCTTATAGAGAATTACACTAAACTCAAGTCTGTGAATCCTGAACCTGTGGATATTGAAATCGACCAGACTAAGCTATGTGATCCAACCCTTGATCAAGCTGGAAGCAGAGATGCTCTAACTAGCCAGGAGGATGTAGCTTCTTTGAAAAAAGAACTGGAGGAAGTGCAGCATGACTTGATGCAAGCGAAGGAGGAAAGAGATGAATACTTCGGAAAGCATCAATCTTTGCTTCATGAAGTTCAAGCACTTGAAAGGAAAGGAGAGGAGTTGCAAGGGCTACTTAATCAAGAAGAGCAGAAGTCAGCTTCTGTGAGAGAAAAGTTAAATGTTGCTGTTAGAAAAGGGAAATCTTTGGTGCAACAACGGGATGGTCTGAAGAAAACAATTGAAGAGATGAATGCTGAGCTGGAGCGCTTGAAATCTGAGCTTAGCAACCAGGAAAATGCTCTGGCTGATTATGAACTAAAGATGAGGGACTTCTCCACTTACCCCAAAAAAGTAGAAGCCTTAGAAGCTGACAATTTGTTCTTGAGGAATCATTTGACAGAAACCGAACGCATGTTGGAGGAGAAAAGACATACTTTAAATGGGATATTAAATGCAATAGCTGACATTGATGCTGGTGTTGAAATTGATACCTTTGATCCAGTGGAGAAGTTGGGACAAATTGGGAAAGTGTGCCATGATTTGCATGCCTCTGTGTCATCTTCTAAACAAGAGTCGCAGAAGTCCAAGAGAGCTGCAGAGCTACTGCTTGCAGAGTTGAATGAAGTTCAAGAGAGAAACGATGGTCTTCAGGAAGATCTAGCCAAAATTTCGGTTGAGCTTACAGAAGTCACGAAGGATAGGGAGGTGGCAGAGGCTGCAAAACTTGAAGTTCTTTCACGGCTCGAAGAGTTATCTACAGTTCACtctgaaggaaaaagaaaacagtaTTCTGAATTAATGATGCTACAGTCCTGTGTGAATGAAGTCACAAAGGGCTTCAATGATATTCAAAATCTACTTTACAGTGCTTTTATGAAGGACTTGGAATTTTTGCAAAATTTGGAGGTTAACATTAAGTTGTGCTTGGAAGGGGATGATGCCCAAGATGTGGCTGGCTTGCCATACAGTATCTCCAGTGATTTAGAGGACAAG GTGAACTTTCAATCCACAGATACTTCATCAATTGCCAACATACAGGAACCTGTGGATGACAATGCTATAGTTGAAGTTTGCAGTTCAATCTGGCATCACCTGCAGGATTTGACAACTGAAATTACTGCACTCAAAGAAAAGTTCATTGGGTGCTCAAAATCATTGCATGAACAAGGTTACAGTCTATGGAACTTAGTGGGAATCTTGCATAGAGAGAGAAATTCTCAAAAAGAATCTTTTGAAGATATGAGGAGGAATATTATGCATTTAGAATCAATTGGGAAAGAGAAAGACATGGAGTTAGTTGTCTTGAGAAGGAATTTTGCCTTGCTTTATGAAGCTTGTGCTAATTTGGTCTTGgaaattgaaaatggaaaagCCGAGCTGTTAGGAAATAGTTCAACTACTGCAGATCTGGAATTAGCTGGAGCACTTGCACTTGGCGGACAAAACAGAGTTTTGTCCGAGGAACAAATCAAGACTATGGCTGATAAACTTTTATCAACAATGAAAGATTTTTTGAGCATGAAATATCAAATTGCTGAAGGAAGCCAAAGGGAGATGAAAATTACTGTAGAAAATTTACGGAAAGATCTTCAGGAGAAGGACATCCAAAAAGATCAGATATTCGCAGAGCTTGTTGGTCAAATTAAGTTAGCTGAAGCTGCTGCCATGAATTACTCACGAGATCTTCAATCGTCAAAAACACTGGTGCATGATTTGGAAAAAGAACTGGAAGTGGTGAAGGAAGAAAATAAGTCATTGCAGCAGAGAGTAAAAGAACTGCAGGATGTGCATGCCAACTCAGTGGAATTGCATGATAGGGTCAAATCACTGACAGATGTGTTATCATCCAAAGACCAAG AAATCGAGGCCCTTATGCAAGCACTTGATGAGGAGGAGGTCCAAATGGAAGAGTTGACAAAAAAGAACGAGGAACTAGAAAAAGTCCTGCAACAGAAGAACATAGATTTAGAGAACCTTGAAGCTTCTCATGGGAAGGTTGTGAAAAAGCTTTCCATCACTGTGAGCAAGTTTGATGAGCTTCGTGATCTATCACAAAGTCTTCTTATCAAGATTGAACAGCTTCAATCAGAACTACAAGATCGGGATGCTGAGATTTCATTCTTAAGACAAGGGGTCACCAGATGCACCAATGATCTTCTTGCTGCATCACAAATGAACTCTAAAAGAGAATCAAATGAGATACATGAGTTTTTGACTTGGTTTGAGGGAATTGTTTCTTGTGTTGGGTTACCCCATCTGCATTTTGATATGAAGGACATTCAGGTGCCTGAATACAAGGAAATAATACAGAAAAAGCTTAGCTCTATTACATCTGAACTTGAGGACCTACGTGTGGCTGCACAAAGTAAGGATGAATCGTTGCAAGCAGAACGGACTAAAGTGGAAGAGCTAACACGCATGGAAGAAACCCTCAAGAAGACTTTGCAAGAGAAAGAATCCCTATTATATTTGCTTGAAGGTGCAGGAGATGTGGATCATGGAGCTAGTGCAAACTCTGAAATTGTGCAAGTTGAACCTGTG ATAAACCAGTGGGCTGTACCAGGGAACTCCACGGCTTCCCAAGTTCGTAGTTTGCGTAAAGTCAATAATGATCAAGTTGCTATTCATATAGATTCAGATGATGTTAGTAATAGTAGGttagaagatgaagatgaagataaaG TTCATGGTTTCAAATCACTTACCACATCAAGAATTGTTCCAAGGTTTACAAGACCAGTATCTGACATGATAGATGGCTTATG GGTTTCTTGTGATCGGGCACTCATGCGACAACCTGCCTTACGGCTTGCCATTATGATCTATTGGGCTATATTGCATTCACTGTTAGCAGCTTTTGTATTTTGA